A single genomic interval of Adhaeribacter pallidiroseus harbors:
- a CDS encoding DUF7133 domain-containing protein: MLKISLSLFYVFLLLLGLSQELDLTKKTEKTTGQKAAVALEGPEDLKITNFAGPDLTPSPACLAVAPTGEVYVGVDMIGSLGKDPGKGSIVRLVDSNNDGQVDQHTTFAMVDNPRGIISVGDKVYVLHTTFSKENNKATGMDLVVFTDANHDGVADGSSTPLITGISNPNFLQSRGTDHATNGIRLGIDGWIYIAVGDFGFHNATDQGGKKLTMLGGGIVRVRPDGTGMEVYSHGMRNIYDVAIDPYMNIFTRDNTNDGGGWNIRFSHQLQSGEYGYPVLFQHFTDEIIPALVDVGGGSGTGSLFMDEPTWPAKYNKVPLMADWGRSQLYIHRVTPDGPSFTQKEEEFIKLPQITDVDVDGSGRMYLAAWDGAGYSGNPAKGYVVRVVPQNWTYKAFPDLKKSSLNDLVGLIKSNSAVARLYAQQELLTRPAKKATKTVWKIASDKSQPLEVRVAGMYTYAQLAGESGILNLIKLIQDNQVKEFALKVLTDRKEFLKNVPTEPFLQALKDPSERVQVAAIIGLGRLGRPDAAEALLQTKVPASFVAPAKNTEGPHATPNAAIIPAHLAVRALVNLNAVDACVKALNSENATLALWALRYMHDPKAVNGLITAYQQTQDANRKKEIVTTVARLYQKEAPYDGSWWWSTRPDTHGPYYKGVTWEASPEIEKFLKKEWNQADATGKQLFADMNGRLRMGITEFGGEDSVATEETVKVDLDKIRNQKGQIGKSSIEDVMLAMAKVKGDAAIGKGLFTRQGCIACHSINRGETLKGPFMGQIGSIMNREQIAESILKPNASISQGFATVTINTKGGQTFTGFVSEETAGKVVMRNIAGQVFTIKTSDITSRKEMETSMMPSGLANALSYEEFASLITFLSQQKK, encoded by the coding sequence ATGTTGAAAATTTCTTTAAGTCTGTTTTATGTTTTCCTGTTGCTGTTGGGGCTTTCGCAGGAATTAGATCTTACTAAAAAAACCGAAAAAACGACAGGGCAAAAAGCGGCTGTAGCTTTAGAAGGACCCGAAGATTTAAAAATTACCAACTTTGCCGGTCCCGATTTAACCCCTAGTCCCGCGTGTTTGGCCGTAGCGCCCACCGGCGAAGTGTACGTGGGCGTAGATATGATCGGCTCCCTGGGGAAAGATCCGGGCAAGGGCAGCATTGTACGTTTAGTAGATAGCAACAACGACGGCCAGGTAGACCAGCATACCACTTTCGCCATGGTGGATAATCCGCGGGGCATTATCTCGGTCGGGGATAAAGTGTATGTGCTGCACACTACTTTTTCGAAAGAAAACAACAAAGCCACCGGTATGGATTTAGTAGTTTTCACGGACGCTAACCACGACGGCGTAGCCGATGGGTCTTCTACACCCTTAATTACGGGTATTAGTAACCCTAACTTCCTGCAAAGCCGCGGCACCGACCACGCGACCAACGGCATCCGACTGGGGATTGATGGCTGGATTTACATTGCCGTGGGCGATTTTGGTTTCCATAATGCTACCGACCAAGGTGGTAAAAAGCTAACGATGCTGGGCGGCGGTATTGTACGGGTGCGGCCCGATGGTACCGGCATGGAAGTATATTCGCACGGTATGCGCAATATCTACGACGTAGCCATTGACCCCTACATGAACATTTTTACGCGCGACAATACCAACGACGGCGGCGGCTGGAACATTCGGTTTAGTCACCAGCTGCAATCCGGCGAATACGGCTACCCGGTGTTGTTTCAGCATTTTACCGACGAAATTATTCCGGCGCTGGTAGATGTAGGCGGTGGCTCCGGCACGGGCTCTTTGTTTATGGATGAACCTACCTGGCCCGCTAAATACAACAAAGTACCCCTGATGGCCGATTGGGGCCGGAGCCAGTTGTACATTCACCGGGTTACCCCGGATGGCCCCAGCTTTACGCAAAAAGAAGAAGAATTTATTAAGCTCCCGCAAATCACCGATGTGGATGTAGACGGCTCGGGCCGCATGTATTTAGCTGCCTGGGATGGCGCTGGTTATTCCGGGAACCCCGCTAAAGGCTACGTGGTACGCGTAGTGCCGCAGAACTGGACCTACAAAGCCTTCCCGGATTTAAAAAAATCTTCCCTCAACGACTTAGTCGGCTTAATTAAGTCGAATAGCGCCGTGGCTCGTTTGTACGCACAGCAGGAACTGCTGACTCGACCAGCCAAAAAAGCCACGAAAACTGTCTGGAAAATTGCCAGCGATAAAAGCCAGCCTTTGGAAGTGCGCGTAGCGGGGATGTATACTTATGCCCAGCTTGCCGGTGAATCGGGTATTCTTAACTTAATTAAGTTAATTCAAGATAATCAGGTAAAAGAATTTGCCTTAAAAGTATTAACCGATCGGAAGGAATTTTTAAAAAATGTACCCACCGAGCCTTTCCTGCAAGCTTTAAAAGATCCTTCCGAAAGAGTGCAGGTAGCCGCCATTATTGGTTTAGGCCGTTTGGGCCGGCCAGATGCCGCCGAAGCTTTACTCCAAACCAAAGTGCCGGCCTCGTTTGTCGCGCCGGCTAAAAACACCGAAGGACCGCATGCTACGCCTAATGCCGCTATTATTCCGGCGCACCTGGCGGTGCGGGCTTTAGTAAACTTAAACGCCGTAGATGCTTGCGTGAAAGCTCTAAATTCCGAAAATGCAACTTTAGCGCTCTGGGCTTTGCGTTATATGCACGATCCGAAAGCCGTAAATGGTTTAATTACCGCTTACCAGCAAACCCAAGATGCGAACCGGAAAAAAGAGATAGTGACTACCGTAGCCCGTTTGTACCAAAAAGAAGCGCCTTACGATGGTTCCTGGTGGTGGAGCACTCGCCCCGATACCCATGGCCCTTATTACAAAGGAGTAACCTGGGAAGCTTCGCCGGAAATTGAAAAATTTTTAAAAAAGGAGTGGAATCAAGCCGATGCCACCGGCAAACAATTGTTTGCCGATATGAATGGCCGTTTGCGGATGGGTATTACTGAATTTGGCGGCGAAGATTCGGTAGCTACTGAGGAAACCGTGAAAGTAGATCTGGACAAAATCCGGAACCAGAAAGGCCAGATTGGTAAATCGTCGATTGAAGATGTGATGCTGGCGATGGCTAAAGTGAAAGGTGATGCCGCTATTGGTAAAGGATTGTTTACCCGGCAAGGTTGCATTGCCTGCCACAGTATAAACCGGGGCGAAACTTTAAAAGGGCCGTTTATGGGCCAGATTGGCTCCATCATGAACCGGGAACAAATCGCCGAATCTATCCTGAAACCCAATGCTTCTATTTCCCAGGGCTTTGCCACGGTTACCATTAATACCAAAGGTGGCCAAACGTTCACGGGATTTGTGTCGGAAGAAACGGCCGGTAAAGTAGTGATGCGCAACATTGCCGGCCAAGTATTCACGATTAAAACCAGCGACATAACCTCGCGCAAAGAAATGGAAACCTCCATGATGCCGTCCGGTTTAGCCAATGC
- a CDS encoding sensor histidine kinase — protein MSHAKDSLNGSEKERAPLEVEIMALREEVKQLRAENTAAKAKLKEQEAIEKRYEESQSRFAGIFDRSIMGNKIIGPDLKIKNVNKALQQMLGYSKAELIGIEITKLSHPDFVHHWQELRQKLWEEKIPAFQLDTCLLQKDGSGLWCQVTSILFQDQHEWLGFTIIENISNRKALEQQLKKQYENQETIMHMIAHDLKSPLFNIYLAAGFLRENLEQLQANEQKKQEETSALVNLISDTSDKALLLIKDLLLIGEVESTQEDLEETDLKAFIQFHLQNLSVGAQNKNIAIEFQTPKKPVYAFVNREKFRRVLENLVSNAIKFTQPNGQVNIILKNNGKHTMLYIQDNGIGIPESLQATIFQKFTKAGRNGTAGEPTTGLGLYIVKQIIEKHQGTIRVESQENAGATFIVELPAGLVK, from the coding sequence ATGTCCCACGCAAAAGATAGCCTGAATGGTTCCGAAAAGGAAAGAGCTCCGCTTGAAGTTGAAATCATGGCTTTGCGAGAAGAAGTAAAGCAACTGCGCGCCGAGAATACGGCGGCTAAAGCTAAACTGAAAGAACAAGAAGCCATTGAAAAAAGGTACGAAGAAAGCCAAAGCCGGTTTGCGGGTATTTTCGACCGGTCCATTATGGGAAATAAAATTATTGGCCCGGATTTAAAAATTAAAAATGTAAATAAAGCTTTGCAGCAGATGCTGGGCTACAGCAAAGCCGAGTTAATTGGTATTGAAATTACCAAGCTTTCCCACCCAGATTTTGTGCACCATTGGCAGGAACTGCGACAAAAGCTTTGGGAAGAAAAGATTCCGGCTTTTCAACTGGATACCTGTTTGCTCCAGAAAGATGGTTCTGGTCTTTGGTGCCAGGTAACTTCTATTCTTTTCCAGGACCAGCACGAGTGGTTAGGCTTTACCATCATAGAAAATATTAGCAACCGAAAAGCTTTAGAACAGCAATTAAAAAAGCAGTACGAAAATCAGGAGACGATCATGCACATGATTGCCCATGATTTAAAATCGCCGCTTTTCAACATTTATTTAGCAGCCGGTTTTTTAAGAGAAAACCTGGAGCAACTCCAAGCAAATGAACAGAAAAAACAAGAGGAGACTTCTGCTTTAGTTAATCTTATTTCGGATACCTCCGATAAAGCCTTATTATTGATTAAGGATTTACTACTTATTGGCGAAGTAGAATCTACCCAGGAAGATCTGGAAGAAACCGATCTAAAAGCTTTTATTCAGTTCCACCTCCAAAATTTAAGTGTGGGTGCTCAAAACAAGAACATTGCCATAGAGTTCCAAACTCCCAAGAAACCGGTATACGCTTTTGTAAACCGAGAGAAGTTCAGGCGGGTGCTGGAAAATTTAGTTTCTAATGCAATAAAATTTACGCAACCGAATGGACAAGTAAACATTATTTTAAAAAATAATGGGAAACACACCATGCTGTACATTCAGGATAATGGTATTGGTATTCCGGAGTCCTTACAAGCCACTATTTTTCAAAAATTTACCAAAGCGGGGCGAAACGGCACCGCCGGTGAACCTACCACCGGCTTAGGTTTGTACATTGTAAAACAAATCATTGAGAAACACCAAGGTACCATCAGGGTGGAAAGCCAGGAAAATGCCGGAGCAACCTTTATTGTGGAATTACCGGCCGGGTTAGTTAAATAA
- a CDS encoding GntP family permease yields MATTYYLFFLLIASIVFIIWITAYRKVNAFFALLVAALGVGVLSGLPLASIVAVLKTGFGHTMEKIGLLIILGTTLGVILEKTGATRSMANAILKMVQEKNAPIAIALTGFIIGIPIFCDSGFIILSGLNHSLVQKARHQMPVMASALATSLYAVHCLVPPHPGITAAVSTAGGDLGMVMLGGLVLAIPAALVGYGWSVWRGRKITHAYVEPETGPGEVKHLPAAALAFLPVILPIALIGSKSIIMLYATPVASQESTFFKIISFAGEPIMALAIGIIFSFTLLQKEYKKELSHWLSEGVDKAGMILAIIAAGGMFGEMLQATGMGKNLGNMLSGLSLGIFFPFLIAAIIKTAQGSSTVAVMTAASLVTPLLADLGLHSPAELTMAILSMGAGSMMVSHANDAYFWVISRFSNLETAATLKVYSMATLFMGFTVQLLLWGLLVFFKS; encoded by the coding sequence ATGGCTACCACGTACTACTTATTCTTTCTGCTTATTGCCAGTATAGTCTTTATTATATGGATTACGGCCTATAGAAAAGTTAACGCCTTTTTTGCCTTGCTGGTAGCGGCTTTAGGGGTGGGTGTGCTGAGCGGTTTACCCTTAGCCAGCATTGTAGCGGTACTCAAAACCGGTTTTGGCCATACCATGGAAAAAATTGGGTTACTAATTATTTTGGGTACTACTTTAGGCGTAATACTGGAAAAAACAGGCGCTACCAGAAGCATGGCCAATGCTATTTTAAAAATGGTGCAAGAAAAAAATGCACCCATAGCGATTGCTTTAACGGGGTTTATTATTGGTATTCCTATTTTTTGCGATAGTGGCTTTATTATATTGAGCGGCTTAAATCATTCTTTGGTGCAAAAAGCCCGGCACCAGATGCCCGTTATGGCCTCGGCTTTAGCTACTTCTTTGTACGCGGTACACTGCCTGGTGCCGCCTCATCCCGGTATTACGGCGGCCGTGAGTACCGCTGGAGGCGATTTAGGAATGGTTATGCTGGGGGGGCTGGTGCTGGCGATTCCTGCGGCTTTAGTGGGTTATGGATGGAGTGTTTGGCGAGGCCGTAAAATAACCCACGCCTACGTAGAACCAGAAACGGGGCCAGGGGAGGTAAAGCATTTGCCGGCGGCGGCACTTGCTTTTTTACCGGTTATCCTGCCCATTGCTTTAATTGGTAGTAAGTCCATCATCATGCTGTATGCTACTCCCGTTGCTAGCCAAGAAAGTACTTTTTTTAAAATTATTTCTTTTGCCGGCGAACCCATAATGGCGCTAGCCATCGGAATTATTTTTTCTTTTACGTTGCTGCAGAAAGAATATAAAAAGGAGTTGTCGCATTGGCTTTCTGAAGGTGTAGACAAAGCCGGGATGATTTTGGCTATTATTGCCGCCGGCGGCATGTTCGGCGAAATGCTGCAAGCTACTGGCATGGGGAAAAATTTAGGTAACATGCTGAGTGGTTTATCGCTGGGGATTTTTTTCCCGTTTTTAATTGCCGCTATTATTAAAACGGCACAAGGTTCTTCTACTGTAGCCGTCATGACGGCTGCCTCCCTGGTTACTCCCTTACTGGCCGATTTAGGCTTACATTCTCCGGCGGAGCTAACTATGGCCATTCTGAGCATGGGGGCCGGCAGTATGATGGTGAGTCATGCCAATGATGCTTACTTCTGGGTGATCAGCCGCTTTTCTAATCTGGAAACGGCCGCTACTTTAAAAGTATACAGCATGGCCACTTTATTTATGGGATTTACCGTGCAATTGCTACTTTGGGGCCTACTGGTCTTTTTTAAAAGCTAA
- a CDS encoding Lrp/AsnC ligand binding domain-containing protein — protein MLKNLEIDNTDLKILSLLMEDAKMAYADVGKEVFVSGGTVHVRMKKMEQMGIVTGTQLKLNYGNLGYDVNAFLGIYLRKSSMYNEVLEQLRRIPEVISVNYTTGIYSMFAKLICKDTMHLKNVLTDKIQKIPGIQRTETFISLEESISRPVQLL, from the coding sequence ATGCTCAAAAATTTAGAAATTGACAATACGGATCTCAAAATCCTCTCTCTGTTGATGGAAGACGCGAAAATGGCGTACGCAGATGTAGGAAAAGAAGTGTTTGTTTCGGGCGGTACGGTACACGTGCGCATGAAAAAAATGGAACAAATGGGCATTGTAACGGGTACCCAACTTAAATTAAACTATGGTAATTTAGGTTACGATGTAAATGCTTTTTTGGGAATTTACCTGCGCAAAAGTTCGATGTATAACGAGGTGTTAGAGCAACTTCGCCGGATACCAGAAGTAATTAGCGTAAATTACACTACCGGCATTTACAGCATGTTTGCGAAATTAATCTGCAAAGATACCATGCACCTGAAAAATGTTTTAACCGACAAAATCCAGAAAATACCGGGCATCCAGCGGACGGAAACCTTTATTTCTCTGGAAGAAAGTATTAGCCGACCGGTACAATTACTCTAA
- the aspS gene encoding aspartate--tRNA ligase, translated as MLRTHTCGELRLVNVGQEVTLTGWVQRTRDKGGMLWIDLRDRYGITQLKLEEGVIAPEVIAQARQLGREFVIKANGIVLERISKNDKLPTGDIEIQLQELTILNPAKLPPFLIEDDTDGGDDLRMKYRYLDLRRSSVRKNLELRHRMMQQTRAYLDGLQFIEVETPVLIKSTPEGARDFVVPSRMNPGEFYALPQSPQTFKQLLMVSGFDKYFQIVKCFRDEDLRADRQPEFTQIDCELSFVNQEDILNTFEGLVKHLFKIVRGIDIAELPRMTYADAMKYYGNDKPDTRFDMRFVEMNGFVQNKNFKVFDEAELIVGINVTGAATYTRKQIDELTEFVKRPQLGATGLIYARVEANGAVKSSVDKFFTPADLQQWTAALAAKPGDLILVIAGTADKARKALSELRLEMGERLGLRDKNTFSPLWVLDFPLLEYNEDEKRYFAMHHPFTSPKQEDFELLETNPGAVRANAYDMVINGVEVGGGSIRIHERPLQERMFKLLGFTDEEAREQFGFLLNAFEYGAPPHGGIAFGFDRLCSLFGGADSIRDFIAFPKNNSGRDMMIDSPSPIAEAQLNELSIRLK; from the coding sequence ATGCTAAGAACACATACGTGCGGTGAATTAAGGTTAGTAAACGTGGGGCAAGAAGTTACGCTCACCGGATGGGTACAACGAACCCGCGACAAAGGCGGTATGCTCTGGATTGACCTCCGCGACCGGTATGGCATTACGCAATTAAAACTCGAAGAAGGCGTTATCGCTCCCGAAGTAATTGCTCAAGCACGGCAATTAGGGCGGGAATTTGTAATTAAAGCTAACGGTATAGTGCTGGAGCGCATTTCTAAAAACGATAAATTACCTACCGGCGACATTGAAATTCAGTTACAGGAGTTAACGATTCTGAACCCTGCCAAACTGCCGCCTTTTTTAATTGAAGACGATACCGATGGCGGTGACGACCTGCGCATGAAATACCGTTACCTGGATTTACGCCGCAGCAGTGTGCGCAAAAACCTGGAACTCCGGCACCGCATGATGCAGCAAACCCGGGCCTATCTGGATGGTTTGCAATTCATAGAAGTAGAAACGCCCGTACTAATTAAATCTACGCCCGAAGGCGCCCGCGATTTTGTGGTGCCCAGCCGCATGAACCCTGGCGAATTTTACGCTTTACCCCAGTCGCCGCAAACATTTAAGCAATTGTTAATGGTGTCGGGTTTCGATAAGTACTTTCAGATTGTAAAATGCTTCCGCGACGAAGATTTACGCGCCGACCGCCAACCGGAATTTACCCAAATTGACTGCGAGCTTTCTTTTGTGAACCAGGAAGATATCTTGAATACTTTTGAAGGTTTAGTAAAGCATTTATTCAAAATCGTGCGCGGCATCGACATCGCGGAGTTACCCCGCATGACCTACGCCGACGCTATGAAATATTACGGCAACGACAAGCCCGATACCCGCTTTGACATGCGCTTTGTAGAAATGAATGGTTTTGTGCAAAACAAAAATTTTAAAGTTTTCGATGAGGCAGAATTAATTGTGGGCATAAATGTAACCGGTGCGGCCACTTATACTCGCAAACAGATTGATGAACTAACCGAATTTGTGAAACGACCACAACTTGGAGCCACCGGATTAATTTACGCCCGTGTGGAGGCCAATGGCGCGGTAAAATCGTCGGTAGATAAATTTTTTACTCCCGCAGATTTACAACAGTGGACCGCAGCTCTTGCCGCCAAACCCGGCGATTTAATTTTGGTTATTGCCGGTACCGCTGATAAGGCGCGTAAAGCATTATCTGAATTACGTTTAGAAATGGGCGAACGCCTGGGCTTACGCGATAAAAATACTTTTTCGCCGTTGTGGGTACTGGATTTTCCGTTGCTGGAGTATAACGAAGACGAAAAACGTTATTTTGCCATGCACCATCCGTTTACCTCACCCAAGCAAGAAGATTTTGAATTATTGGAAACCAATCCGGGGGCGGTACGCGCCAATGCCTACGACATGGTTATTAACGGCGTAGAAGTAGGAGGAGGTTCCATCCGGATTCACGAGCGGCCTCTGCAGGAACGGATGTTTAAGCTTTTAGGATTTACCGATGAAGAAGCCCGGGAGCAATTTGGCTTTTTATTAAATGCTTTTGAGTACGGCGCACCCCCGCACGGAGGCATTGCCTTTGGGTTCGACCGGCTGTGTTCTTTATTTGGCGGCGCCGATTCCATCCGCGATTTTATTGCCTTCCCTAAGAACAATTCCGGCCGCGATATGATGATTGATTCCCCGTCGCCAATTGCCGAAGCCCAATTAAACGAATTAAGTATCCGTTTAAAGTAA
- a CDS encoding nucleoside deaminase — MLSVFSDDFFMKEAYKQAQYALEEGEIPIGAVVVSQNKIIARAYNQTEKLNDVTAHAEILAITAASNYLGNKYLHECTLYVTVEPCVMCAGASYWAQVKRLVFGTTDPKRGFRRFGSTLLHPKTEIESGIMAHECAHLMTEFFLNKRN, encoded by the coding sequence GTGCTTTCGGTATTTAGTGATGATTTTTTTATGAAAGAAGCGTACAAGCAAGCGCAGTACGCTCTGGAAGAAGGTGAAATTCCGATTGGGGCCGTAGTGGTTAGCCAAAATAAAATAATTGCCCGGGCCTACAACCAAACCGAAAAACTAAACGATGTAACGGCCCACGCCGAAATTTTAGCCATAACGGCAGCCTCTAATTATTTAGGTAACAAATATTTACACGAATGCACTTTGTACGTAACCGTGGAGCCTTGCGTGATGTGTGCCGGAGCCAGTTACTGGGCCCAAGTAAAACGATTAGTATTTGGTACCACCGACCCGAAAAGAGGTTTTCGCCGGTTTGGCAGTACTTTGTTACATCCTAAAACCGAGATAGAGAGTGGTATAATGGCCCACGAATGTGCCCATTTAATGACGGAGTTTTTTTTGAATAAACGAAATTAG
- a CDS encoding superoxide dismutase, protein MAFELPQLPYAYDALEPHIDKQTMEIHHTKHHQAYTTNLNNAIQGTELEGKSIEEILQNISKAPAAVRNNGGGYYNHNLFWTILAPNAGGEPSGPIADAITSSFGSYEKFKEEFTKAATTRFGSGWAWLCQMDGGNLQICSTANQDSPLMDTESNCGGFPLLGLDVWEHAYYLKYQNRRPEYITAFFNLINWDEVNRRFSQAS, encoded by the coding sequence ATGGCTTTTGAATTACCGCAATTACCGTACGCCTACGATGCCCTGGAACCGCATATTGATAAGCAAACCATGGAAATCCACCATACGAAACATCACCAGGCTTATACCACTAATCTAAATAATGCCATCCAAGGCACGGAGTTAGAAGGTAAGTCCATCGAAGAAATTCTACAAAATATTAGTAAAGCGCCGGCTGCCGTACGCAATAACGGTGGTGGCTATTACAACCACAATCTGTTCTGGACTATTCTGGCTCCAAACGCGGGCGGCGAACCAAGCGGCCCGATTGCTGATGCCATTACAAGTTCGTTCGGTTCTTACGAAAAATTTAAAGAAGAATTTACCAAAGCCGCTACCACGCGATTTGGTTCGGGCTGGGCCTGGCTTTGCCAAATGGATGGCGGCAATTTACAAATATGTTCTACCGCCAACCAAGATAGCCCCCTGATGGATACCGAAAGTAACTGCGGTGGCTTTCCGTTATTAGGCTTAGACGTTTGGGAACACGCCTATTATTTAAAATATCAGAATCGCCGGCCCGAATATATTACGGCTTTCTTTAACCTGATAAACTGGGACGAAGTAAACCGCCGATTCTCGCAGGCCAGTTAA
- a CDS encoding NupC/NupG family nucleoside CNT transporter has protein sequence MERFTGLIGIVLILGLALLLSNNRKAINYRLVGVGLLLQFGLAVFILKTEVGKAIFGYLGHSIEKLLSLSQKGSEFVFGSLVNQEVLTKAFGVGNAYIFFFNVIPTIIFVAVLVNIAYHIGLMQIIVSAMARLVHWAMGVSGAEAVSNVASAFVGQVEAQIMIKPYLKGMTKSELMASMAGSFACIAGGVMATYISFGVPAPYLLAASLMAAPGALVIAKIVYPETEQSETKGIVKLEVKKSHANIIDAIAAGASDGLKVGLNVIAMLIGFIALIALVDVLLGKLGVAIQVPTLSLNFLLGKLFAVFAWAMGVPTKDIETAGALMGTKMVVNEFVAYLDLVKIKETLHPKTLLITSFALCGFANFSSIAIQVGGIGELAPSRRADLAKLGFRALICGTLASYLSATLAGLLM, from the coding sequence ATGGAGCGATTTACGGGACTGATTGGAATTGTGCTGATTTTAGGCTTAGCTCTTTTACTTTCTAATAACCGCAAGGCAATTAACTACCGGCTGGTGGGCGTAGGATTATTATTACAATTTGGCTTAGCCGTATTTATTTTAAAAACCGAGGTAGGTAAAGCTATATTCGGGTACTTGGGCCACAGCATTGAAAAACTGCTGAGTCTCTCGCAGAAAGGTTCGGAGTTTGTTTTTGGCTCATTGGTAAATCAAGAAGTTTTAACCAAAGCTTTTGGCGTAGGCAACGCGTACATCTTCTTCTTTAACGTTATTCCTACCATTATTTTTGTGGCGGTACTGGTAAACATTGCTTACCACATTGGCCTGATGCAAATTATTGTTTCGGCCATGGCCCGATTAGTTCATTGGGCGATGGGCGTAAGCGGTGCCGAAGCCGTATCGAACGTAGCGAGTGCTTTTGTGGGCCAGGTAGAAGCCCAGATTATGATTAAGCCTTACCTCAAAGGCATGACTAAGTCGGAGTTGATGGCCTCCATGGCAGGTTCGTTTGCCTGTATCGCGGGCGGGGTAATGGCTACGTATATTTCGTTTGGCGTACCGGCCCCGTATTTACTAGCGGCCAGTTTAATGGCGGCACCCGGCGCCTTGGTAATTGCCAAAATTGTTTACCCCGAAACCGAACAATCTGAAACCAAAGGCATTGTAAAACTCGAAGTTAAAAAATCGCACGCCAACATTATTGATGCTATTGCGGCTGGCGCTTCGGATGGTTTAAAAGTAGGTTTAAACGTAATTGCCATGCTCATCGGGTTTATTGCCTTAATTGCCCTGGTAGATGTTTTACTGGGCAAATTAGGCGTCGCGATTCAGGTACCCACTTTAAGTTTAAACTTTTTACTGGGTAAATTATTTGCGGTTTTTGCCTGGGCTATGGGTGTACCCACCAAAGATATAGAAACCGCCGGTGCCTTAATGGGCACCAAAATGGTGGTAAACGAGTTTGTGGCTTACCTGGATTTAGTTAAAATTAAAGAAACCCTCCATCCTAAAACCTTATTAATAACCAGCTTTGCCTTGTGCGGCTTTGCCAATTTTTCGTCGATTGCCATTCAGGTGGGCGGCATTGGGGAATTAGCTCCTTCGCGCCGCGCCGATTTAGCTAAGTTGGGTTTTCGGGCACTCATTTGCGGCACTTTGGCCTCTTACCTGTCGGCTACTTTAGCGGGTTTATTAATGTAA